A genomic segment from Drosophila miranda strain MSH22 chromosome 3, D.miranda_PacBio2.1, whole genome shotgun sequence encodes:
- the LOC117188306 gene encoding INO80 complex subunit B: MFMIFESRNYLEIMGKVEDRRSKRSKRQKPARFASPTDSSVATNNEPTPNLAQEIQKSFPPVEHSIKREDQTRNVNIIDFVNIRTRPANTKKTVQASTSPINAMKKIKRRRNSDTSSDEERWLNAIETGKLDDVDEELKKIKDPKLMTARQRAMYERTQDADTNMIGFVEELIALPSGYKEKEKPQTAEEIQKAALKSQKRKQQADERREKDKQKTMDRLLKKQDSSKQRSGVRNKQAQKPSHPKLTYMNTIEGSYILVPPGHEFPMEAKVSRPPLPAQFCCISDCKNRKAYSCSKTNVPLCSLVCYRKHLTAAKLEQKNPNRIV; this comes from the exons ATGTTTATGATTTTTGAAAGCCGAAATTATCTTGAAATTATGGGGAAAGTTGAAG ATCGACGCTCAAAACGCTCAAAACGCCAAAAGCCAGCCAGATTTGCTTCTCCTACAGATTCATCTGTGGCAACCAATAACGAGCCAACGCCAAACCTCGCTCAAGAGATTCAAAAATCTTTCCCGCCTGTGGAACATTCTATAAAAAGAGAGGACCAAACTCGAAATGTGAATATCATTGATTTTGTAAATATACGCACAAGACCGGCgaacacaaaaaaaacggTGCAGGCCTCAACATCGCCTATTAATGCAATGAAGAAGATTAAACGGCGACGAAACAGTGATACTTCTAGTGATGAAGAACGCTGGCTTAATGCCATTGAAACTGGGAAGCTAGACGATGTCGATGAAgagttaaaaaaaattaaagacCCCAAATTAATGACAGCTCGTCAACGAGCTATGTATGAACGGACACAAGATGCTGATACTAATATGATTGGATTTGTCGAAGAACTGATTGCACTACCCAGTGGATataaggaaaaggaaaaacctCAAACTGCGGAAGAAATCCAAAAAGCAGCTCTAAAGTCGCAAAAACGTAAGCAACAGGCGGACGAGCGTCGCGAAAAAGATAAACAAAAAACCATGGATCGCTTGCTGAAGAAACAGGATAGCAGTAAACAACGCTCTGGCGTTCGTAACAAACAAGCACAAAAGCCTTCGCACCCAAAACTTACATATATGAATACTATTGAAGGTTCCTACATCTTGGTACCTCCAGGTCATGAGTTTCCCATGGAAGCAAAAGTATCACGCCCTCCGCTACCAGCTCAGTTTTGCTGCATTAGTGATTGCAAAAATCGTAAGGCATATTCCTGCTCCAAAACCAATGTTCCCCTTTGTAGTCTAGTTTGCTACCGTAAGCATCTAACAGCCGCAAAACTAGAACAAAAAAATCCAAACCGTATTGTTTAA
- the LOC117188308 gene encoding intraflagellar transport protein 20 homolog has product MPECLDVGLYSNKNRLFLFIFPTIVEMEELKKFGLFIDDIYRLRVQDPSIATQKIELRHECLEYSRNLQQFKRLIHDFYKISNTFAKDVEVEKLRAIGTQNQLKSMSQQRQAEQQVCQSKILEQTVKLERLKSEYQYLQRTETEQQEIINNFLLNQ; this is encoded by the coding sequence ATGCCAGAGTGCTTGGATGTGGGGTTATACTCAAACAAAAATCgattgtttttgtttatatttccTACAATAGTCGAAATGGAGGAATTGAAaaaatttggattgttcaTAGACGATATCTACAGACTGCGAGTTCAGGATCCCAGCATTGCCACTCAAAAAATAGAGCTGAGACATGAATGCCTGGAGTATTCAAGAAACCTTCAACAGTTCAAAAGATTAATTCATGACTTCTATAAAATATCAAATACTTTTGCTAAAGACGTCGAAGTGGAAAAGCTCCGTGCAATTGGGACACAAAACCAACTTAAATCAATGTCGCAGCAGCGACAAGCTGAGCAGCAAGTCTGTCAGAGCAAGATTTTGGAACAGACAGTCAAACTAGAGCGTTTGAAAAGCGAGTACCAGTACTTGCAACGTACAGAAACGGAGCAGCaggaaatcataaataattttttattgAATCAATAA